The following proteins come from a genomic window of Malus sylvestris chromosome 4, drMalSylv7.2, whole genome shotgun sequence:
- the LOC126618734 gene encoding F-box protein At3g07870-like isoform X1, whose amino-acid sequence MTSPAMKKIKPTHTSPPTNSDAEPPKQKDEPEEGNEKKPYILQLPNHITVEIFGKIPIKALIQCRCVCKSWRRSLSDPQFTKYLLSQTPDCLLLQNSSTRNPNTTGLFLVDLDKPSGKNDVVIRLPKDPNVPNFGVQIVGSCNGFLCVYDRLNSGRFYISNPVIGESITLPRFPKDIAFPFLYGFGFSPVDGVYKLVVVASTSNGLKSEWEVMVLTVSTGSWRNVGNSVYPFGYQSYGVYHDGFLHWIARSDNSVLICAFDVGSECFQELPLPPCSLGKRLVSLAVLRGCLSVYVLSMSDINVWVMKDYGVKESWVRELVLQQVIGYRTSFSATQLLKFTKKGQVVFLHKYKLRDYTPGKKGSAAVEVDGIPSMVEAFVHIPSFVSLKDAIMDLSSEIVSFPTEIYKEGASVFLYKHKLRVYTPRRLEERALLGLKVGLLCMSPHFLVSTGLVVSHARC is encoded by the exons ATGACATCTCCAGCCATGAAGAAAATCAAACCCACGCACACCAGCCCGCCAACCAACTCCGACGCGGAACCGCCAAAGCAAAAAGATGAACCGGAAGAAGGAAACGAGAAGAAGCCCTACATTCTCCAACTCCCAAACCACATAACAGTCGAGATCTTCGGCAAAATCCCAATCAAAGCTCTGATACAATGCCGCTGCGTGTGCAAGTCATGGCGCCGATCGCTCTCGGACCCCCAATTCACAAAGTACCTACTTTCACAGACACCCGATTGCCTTTTGCTCCAAAACAGCAGCACCCGAAACCCCAACACCACCGGCCTCTTCTTGGTCGACCTCGACAAACCCTCAGGCAAGAATGACGTCGTAATCAGGCTTCCCAAAGATCCCAATGTCCCGAATTTCGGTGTGCAAATTGTGGGTTCCTGCAATGGCTTCCTCTGCGTATACGATAGGCTTAACAGCGGCCGGTTTTACATCTCCAATCCCGTTATTGGTGAGTCCATAACTCTTCCAAGATTTCCCAAGGACATTGCTTTTCCATTTCTTTATGGGTTTGGGTTTAGTCCTGTCGATGGTGTCTATAAATTAGTTGTGGTTGCATCTACGAGTAACGGATTGAAATCTGAATGGGAGGTAATGGTTTTGACTGTTAGCACTGGAAGTTGGAGAAATGTTGGGAATTCTGTGTACCCTTTTGGGTACCAATCGTATGGGGTTTATCATGACGGTTTTCTTCATTGGATTGCTCGTAGTGACAATTCTGTATTGATTTGTGCCTTTGATGTTGGAAGTGAGTGTTTCCAAGAGTTGCCATTACCGCCTTGTTCTTTGGGAAAGCGTCTTGTTAGCCTCGCAGTCCTGAGAGGTTGCCTCTCCGTATACGTTCTCTCGATGAGTGATATCAATGTTTGGGTGATGAAGGATTATGGCGTTAAGGAATCGTGGGTCAGAGAGCTTGTCCTGCAGCAAGTGATTGGGTACAGAACTAGTTTTTCTGCTACTCAATTGTTGAAATTTACAAAGAAGGGGCAAGTGGTGTTTTTACATAAGTATAAATTGAGGGATTATACTCCTGGAAAAAAGGGATCTGCTGCGGTTGAAGTTGATGGGATACCATCAATGGTTGAAGCATTTGTTCATATTCCAAGCTTCGTTTCTCTTAAGGATGCCATCATGGATTTGAGCTCAGAG ATTGTATCTTTTCCAACAGAAATTTACAAAGAAGGGGCAAGTGTGTTTTTATACAAGCATAAACTGAGGGTTTATACTCCTAGAAGGCTGGAAGAAAGGGCTCTGCTGGGGCTCAAAGTTGGCTTACTCTGCATGTCTCCACATTTCCTAGTTTCTACTGGACTAGTAGTCAGCCATGCCAGATGTTGA
- the LOC126618734 gene encoding F-box protein At3g07870-like isoform X3: MTSPAMKKIKPTHTSPPTNSDAEPPKQKDEPEEGNEKKPYILQLPNHITVEIFGKIPIKALIQCRCVCKSWRRSLSDPQFTKYLLSQTPDCLLLQNSSTRNPNTTGLFLVDLDKPSGKNDVVIRLPKDPNVPNFGVQIVGSCNGFLCVYDRLNSGRFYISNPVIGESITLPRFPKDIAFPFLYGFGFSPVDGVYKLVVVASTSNGLKSEWEVMVLTVSTGSWRNVGNSVYPFGYQSYGVYHDGFLHWIARSDNSVLICAFDVGSECFQELPLPPCSLGKRLVSLAVLRGCLSVYVLSMSDINVWVMKDYGVKESWVRELVLQQVIGYRTSFSATQLLKFTKKGQVVFLHKYKLRDYTPGKKGSAAVEVDGIPSMVEAFVHIPSFVSLKDAIMDLSSEKFTKKGQVCFYTSIN, from the exons ATGACATCTCCAGCCATGAAGAAAATCAAACCCACGCACACCAGCCCGCCAACCAACTCCGACGCGGAACCGCCAAAGCAAAAAGATGAACCGGAAGAAGGAAACGAGAAGAAGCCCTACATTCTCCAACTCCCAAACCACATAACAGTCGAGATCTTCGGCAAAATCCCAATCAAAGCTCTGATACAATGCCGCTGCGTGTGCAAGTCATGGCGCCGATCGCTCTCGGACCCCCAATTCACAAAGTACCTACTTTCACAGACACCCGATTGCCTTTTGCTCCAAAACAGCAGCACCCGAAACCCCAACACCACCGGCCTCTTCTTGGTCGACCTCGACAAACCCTCAGGCAAGAATGACGTCGTAATCAGGCTTCCCAAAGATCCCAATGTCCCGAATTTCGGTGTGCAAATTGTGGGTTCCTGCAATGGCTTCCTCTGCGTATACGATAGGCTTAACAGCGGCCGGTTTTACATCTCCAATCCCGTTATTGGTGAGTCCATAACTCTTCCAAGATTTCCCAAGGACATTGCTTTTCCATTTCTTTATGGGTTTGGGTTTAGTCCTGTCGATGGTGTCTATAAATTAGTTGTGGTTGCATCTACGAGTAACGGATTGAAATCTGAATGGGAGGTAATGGTTTTGACTGTTAGCACTGGAAGTTGGAGAAATGTTGGGAATTCTGTGTACCCTTTTGGGTACCAATCGTATGGGGTTTATCATGACGGTTTTCTTCATTGGATTGCTCGTAGTGACAATTCTGTATTGATTTGTGCCTTTGATGTTGGAAGTGAGTGTTTCCAAGAGTTGCCATTACCGCCTTGTTCTTTGGGAAAGCGTCTTGTTAGCCTCGCAGTCCTGAGAGGTTGCCTCTCCGTATACGTTCTCTCGATGAGTGATATCAATGTTTGGGTGATGAAGGATTATGGCGTTAAGGAATCGTGGGTCAGAGAGCTTGTCCTGCAGCAAGTGATTGGGTACAGAACTAGTTTTTCTGCTACTCAATTGTTGAAATTTACAAAGAAGGGGCAAGTGGTGTTTTTACATAAGTATAAATTGAGGGATTATACTCCTGGAAAAAAGGGATCTGCTGCGGTTGAAGTTGATGGGATACCATCAATGGTTGAAGCATTTGTTCATATTCCAAGCTTCGTTTCTCTTAAGGATGCCATCATGGATTTGAGCTCAGAG AAATTTACAAAGAAGGGGCAAGTGTGTTTTTATACAAGCATAAACTGA
- the LOC126618734 gene encoding F-box protein At3g07870-like isoform X4 — translation MTSPAMKKIKPTHTSPPTNSDAEPPKQKDEPEEGNEKKPYILQLPNHITVEIFGKIPIKALIQCRCVCKSWRRSLSDPQFTKYLLSQTPDCLLLQNSSTRNPNTTGLFLVDLDKPSGKNDVVIRLPKDPNVPNFGVQIVGSCNGFLCVYDRLNSGRFYISNPVIGESITLPRFPKDIAFPFLYGFGFSPVDGVYKLVVVASTSNGLKSEWEVMVLTVSTGSWRNVGNSVYPFGYQSYGVYHDGFLHWIARSDNSVLICAFDVGSECFQELPLPPCSLGKRLVSLAVLRGCLSVYVLSMSDINVWVMKDYGVKESWVRELVLQQVIGYRTSFSATQLLKFTKKGQVVFLHKYKLRDYTPGKKGSAAVEVDGIPSMVEAFVHIPSFVSLKDAIMDLSSEI, via the exons ATGACATCTCCAGCCATGAAGAAAATCAAACCCACGCACACCAGCCCGCCAACCAACTCCGACGCGGAACCGCCAAAGCAAAAAGATGAACCGGAAGAAGGAAACGAGAAGAAGCCCTACATTCTCCAACTCCCAAACCACATAACAGTCGAGATCTTCGGCAAAATCCCAATCAAAGCTCTGATACAATGCCGCTGCGTGTGCAAGTCATGGCGCCGATCGCTCTCGGACCCCCAATTCACAAAGTACCTACTTTCACAGACACCCGATTGCCTTTTGCTCCAAAACAGCAGCACCCGAAACCCCAACACCACCGGCCTCTTCTTGGTCGACCTCGACAAACCCTCAGGCAAGAATGACGTCGTAATCAGGCTTCCCAAAGATCCCAATGTCCCGAATTTCGGTGTGCAAATTGTGGGTTCCTGCAATGGCTTCCTCTGCGTATACGATAGGCTTAACAGCGGCCGGTTTTACATCTCCAATCCCGTTATTGGTGAGTCCATAACTCTTCCAAGATTTCCCAAGGACATTGCTTTTCCATTTCTTTATGGGTTTGGGTTTAGTCCTGTCGATGGTGTCTATAAATTAGTTGTGGTTGCATCTACGAGTAACGGATTGAAATCTGAATGGGAGGTAATGGTTTTGACTGTTAGCACTGGAAGTTGGAGAAATGTTGGGAATTCTGTGTACCCTTTTGGGTACCAATCGTATGGGGTTTATCATGACGGTTTTCTTCATTGGATTGCTCGTAGTGACAATTCTGTATTGATTTGTGCCTTTGATGTTGGAAGTGAGTGTTTCCAAGAGTTGCCATTACCGCCTTGTTCTTTGGGAAAGCGTCTTGTTAGCCTCGCAGTCCTGAGAGGTTGCCTCTCCGTATACGTTCTCTCGATGAGTGATATCAATGTTTGGGTGATGAAGGATTATGGCGTTAAGGAATCGTGGGTCAGAGAGCTTGTCCTGCAGCAAGTGATTGGGTACAGAACTAGTTTTTCTGCTACTCAATTGTTGAAATTTACAAAGAAGGGGCAAGTGGTGTTTTTACATAAGTATAAATTGAGGGATTATACTCCTGGAAAAAAGGGATCTGCTGCGGTTGAAGTTGATGGGATACCATCAATGGTTGAAGCATTTGTTCATATTCCAAGCTTCGTTTCTCTTAAGGATGCCATCATGGATTTGAGCTCAGAG ATATAG
- the LOC126618734 gene encoding F-box protein At3g07870-like isoform X2 has product MTSPAMKKIKPTHTSPPTNSDAEPPKQKDEPEEGNEKKPYILQLPNHITVEIFGKIPIKALIQCRCVCKSWRRSLSDPQFTKYLLSQTPDCLLLQNSSTRNPNTTGLFLVDLDKPSGKNDVVIRLPKDPNVPNFGVQIVGSCNGFLCVYDRLNSGRFYISNPVIGESITLPRFPKDIAFPFLYGFGFSPVDGVYKLVVVASTSNGLKSEWEVMVLTVSTGSWRNVGNSVYPFGYQSYGVYHDGFLHWIARSDNSVLICAFDVGSECFQELPLPPCSLGKRLVSLAVLRGCLSVYVLSMSDINVWVMKDYGVKESWVRELVLQQVIGYRTSFSATQLLKFTKKGQVVFLHKYKLRDYTPGKKGSAAVEVDGIPSMVEAFVHIPSFVSLKDAIMDLSSEMVHVMLLVDPIPLVYLMPDGLSLKYFSHCGT; this is encoded by the exons ATGACATCTCCAGCCATGAAGAAAATCAAACCCACGCACACCAGCCCGCCAACCAACTCCGACGCGGAACCGCCAAAGCAAAAAGATGAACCGGAAGAAGGAAACGAGAAGAAGCCCTACATTCTCCAACTCCCAAACCACATAACAGTCGAGATCTTCGGCAAAATCCCAATCAAAGCTCTGATACAATGCCGCTGCGTGTGCAAGTCATGGCGCCGATCGCTCTCGGACCCCCAATTCACAAAGTACCTACTTTCACAGACACCCGATTGCCTTTTGCTCCAAAACAGCAGCACCCGAAACCCCAACACCACCGGCCTCTTCTTGGTCGACCTCGACAAACCCTCAGGCAAGAATGACGTCGTAATCAGGCTTCCCAAAGATCCCAATGTCCCGAATTTCGGTGTGCAAATTGTGGGTTCCTGCAATGGCTTCCTCTGCGTATACGATAGGCTTAACAGCGGCCGGTTTTACATCTCCAATCCCGTTATTGGTGAGTCCATAACTCTTCCAAGATTTCCCAAGGACATTGCTTTTCCATTTCTTTATGGGTTTGGGTTTAGTCCTGTCGATGGTGTCTATAAATTAGTTGTGGTTGCATCTACGAGTAACGGATTGAAATCTGAATGGGAGGTAATGGTTTTGACTGTTAGCACTGGAAGTTGGAGAAATGTTGGGAATTCTGTGTACCCTTTTGGGTACCAATCGTATGGGGTTTATCATGACGGTTTTCTTCATTGGATTGCTCGTAGTGACAATTCTGTATTGATTTGTGCCTTTGATGTTGGAAGTGAGTGTTTCCAAGAGTTGCCATTACCGCCTTGTTCTTTGGGAAAGCGTCTTGTTAGCCTCGCAGTCCTGAGAGGTTGCCTCTCCGTATACGTTCTCTCGATGAGTGATATCAATGTTTGGGTGATGAAGGATTATGGCGTTAAGGAATCGTGGGTCAGAGAGCTTGTCCTGCAGCAAGTGATTGGGTACAGAACTAGTTTTTCTGCTACTCAATTGTTGAAATTTACAAAGAAGGGGCAAGTGGTGTTTTTACATAAGTATAAATTGAGGGATTATACTCCTGGAAAAAAGGGATCTGCTGCGGTTGAAGTTGATGGGATACCATCAATGGTTGAAGCATTTGTTCATATTCCAAGCTTCGTTTCTCTTAAGGATGCCATCATGGATTTGAGCTCAGAG ATGGTGCATGTTATGCTCCTGGTAGATCCCATTCCACTGGTTTACCTGATGCCTGATGGGCTTTCTTTGAAGTACTTTAGTCACTGTGGCACATAA